The Cloacibacterium sp. TD35 region TAATTAAACTTGCTGTTTTCATAATTTCTTTGATTTTTTTATTAAGTATATTATAAAGATTAAAATATTTGTTAGAAGAGTAGTAAATAAAAAAACACTTAATTTATTTAATTCATATGCTTTTTTAAATTCAAGTTTTCCTATAGTTAAAAATGCTCTTGTACTTCCACACAAAAAGCATTCTTTTCCGACTTTTTTACTTTCACAAATTGGAATGTTTGAAGTTATGAAATTTGGTGATGCAAAAAGGCTTATAATTATGATAAAAAAGGACAAAGACACAGTTAAAATCCAAATTATTTTTAATGCTTTCTTTAACTCTTTATTATCTTTTAGGAAATTAAATATCATTTTTAAACTGTTTGTACATAACAATAAATGAAATTCATAACTAGAATAATTACAATACATTAATTGTAGTGGTTTGTTTCGGATATTGAGTTTCAATCTATTAGTTTAAAACAAATATAATAAAAATAAATAAATTCAAAATAGTGAAATTATTAAAATTATTATCTTTTGATAACTTATCAATTAAAAAAATTCTAACTTTAATTGATTTATAAAAAATAAACTATTCTATCCCATCCATAAAAGTCTGAACAAAATCTTGAATTTTACCAAGTATCCTTCTAGCTATTGTACCTCTATCAGTAAGTTTAGG contains the following coding sequences:
- a CDS encoding DUF2752 domain-containing protein; protein product: MIFNFLKDNKELKKALKIIWILTVSLSFFIIIISLFASPNFITSNIPICESKKVGKECFLCGSTRAFLTIGKLEFKKAYELNKLSVFLFTTLLTNILIFIIYLIKKSKKL